A single window of Rubripirellula lacrimiformis DNA harbors:
- the groL gene encoding chaperonin GroEL (60 kDa chaperone family; promotes refolding of misfolded polypeptides especially under stressful conditions; forms two stacked rings of heptamers to form a barrel-shaped 14mer; ends can be capped by GroES; misfolded proteins enter the barrel where they are refolded when GroES binds), which translates to MPKIIAFDQEAREAIRRGVSKLARTVKVTLGPKGRNVILQKSFGSPTVTKDGVTVAKEIELEDVYENMGARMVREVASKTSDVAGDGTTTATVMAEAIFNEGLKAVVAGVNPIQMKSGIEAAVADITDKLHKMATKVKDQEAMANVATIASNNDREIGDLLADAMSKVGKDGVITVDEGKSLKTEQEWVEGMQFDRGYLSPYFVTDSTNMSVVLEDAYILVFEKKISNIKDMVPLLEKVVQQGKPLLIIAEDVDGEALATLVINRLRGTFTVCAVKAPGYGDRRKAMMEDIAILTGGQAIFEALGTKLETVDLPMLGRAKKIIIDKDNTTIIEGGGKSADIKARIDQIRREIELSSSDYDREKLEERLAKLAGGVAKVNVGAATESEMKEKKARVEDALHATRAAVEEGILPGGGVALLRASSSVTPGDSLTEDQIVGYNIVKRACRAPLTMIAENAGQDGGIVCEKVLAGKGNSGYNALTDVYEDLVKAGVIDPTKVTRTALANAASVATLLLTSDALVAEKPTGKKSGTGGDHDMY; encoded by the coding sequence ATGCCAAAAATCATTGCATTCGACCAGGAAGCACGCGAAGCGATTCGCCGCGGTGTTTCCAAGTTGGCTCGCACCGTGAAGGTCACCCTGGGCCCGAAAGGCCGCAACGTCATCCTGCAAAAGAGCTTCGGTAGCCCAACCGTCACCAAGGACGGCGTCACCGTTGCCAAGGAAATCGAACTCGAAGACGTCTATGAAAACATGGGCGCCCGAATGGTTCGCGAAGTCGCCAGCAAGACCAGCGACGTCGCCGGCGACGGAACCACCACCGCCACAGTGATGGCCGAAGCGATCTTCAACGAAGGCCTGAAAGCCGTTGTTGCAGGCGTCAACCCGATCCAAATGAAGTCCGGTATCGAAGCCGCCGTTGCGGATATCACCGACAAGCTTCACAAGATGGCCACCAAGGTCAAAGACCAAGAAGCGATGGCCAACGTCGCGACCATCGCCAGCAACAATGACCGCGAAATCGGTGACCTGTTGGCTGACGCGATGAGCAAGGTTGGCAAGGACGGCGTCATTACCGTCGACGAAGGCAAGAGCCTGAAGACGGAACAAGAATGGGTCGAAGGGATGCAGTTCGACCGCGGCTACCTGTCGCCGTACTTCGTCACCGATTCAACCAACATGTCGGTCGTCCTCGAAGACGCCTACATCCTGGTTTTCGAAAAGAAGATCAGCAACATCAAGGACATGGTTCCGTTGTTGGAAAAAGTTGTCCAACAAGGCAAGCCACTGTTGATCATCGCCGAAGATGTCGACGGCGAAGCACTGGCCACTTTGGTCATCAACCGTCTTCGCGGCACCTTCACCGTCTGTGCCGTCAAGGCACCCGGCTACGGCGATCGTCGCAAAGCCATGATGGAAGACATCGCGATCCTGACCGGTGGACAAGCCATCTTCGAAGCCCTTGGCACGAAGCTGGAAACCGTTGACCTGCCGATGCTTGGCCGTGCCAAGAAGATCATCATCGACAAGGACAACACCACGATCATCGAAGGTGGCGGTAAGAGCGCTGACATCAAGGCTCGTATCGATCAAATTCGCCGCGAGATCGAACTCAGCAGCAGCGATTACGATCGCGAAAAGCTGGAAGAACGATTGGCCAAGCTGGCCGGTGGTGTTGCGAAGGTCAACGTCGGTGCGGCGACCGAAAGCGAAATGAAAGAGAAGAAGGCTCGCGTCGAAGACGCCCTTCACGCAACTCGCGCTGCTGTCGAAGAAGGCATCCTGCCCGGTGGTGGTGTTGCTTTGTTGCGAGCATCGTCCAGCGTCACCCCTGGCGATTCGCTGACCGAAGACCAAATCGTTGGTTACAACATCGTCAAGCGAGCTTGTCGTGCACCGCTGACCATGATCGCAGAAAATGCTGGCCAAGACGGCGGCATCGTGTGCGAGAAGGTTTTGGCCGGCAAGGGCAACAGTGGCTACAACGCACTGACCGACGTCTACGAAGACTTGGTCAAAGCCGGCGTCATCGACCCAACCAAGGTAACGCGAACCGCATTGGCCAACGCCGCCAGCGTCGCAACCTTGTTGTTGACTAGCGATGCCCTGGTTGCTGAAAAGCCAACCGGCAAGAAGTCCGGAACCGGTGGCGATCACGACATGTACTAA
- a CDS encoding acyltransferase family protein gives MKPKYISEFDTLRAAAAFAVMAAHFAGGASFLVSRLGLPGVQLFFALSGFLITGILLDCKRLSKSQSNLATLGRFYIRRALRIFPLYYLGIIVFAGFLTPNLRSNLVWFLTYTVNIGKAFGSENWAPLNHFWTLAVEEQFYIAWPWIVLLCSITVIKRVSYVLILLGIITRLAIYFAGGSLTAIQQLTPCCFEPLALGALFAIWKSDTQNIDRLKRNARGCLWLGLAMSAALFAGASWTVLGVLAPIAYAMLFAPMIFLVAINSGSPSLKLLRLPAVTYLGRISYGIYVWHLPVLGGFYSLNIDLNAWVPSPWHAILRTLLLTLLTILLSSLSWILFEKPINSLKRHYPYRVSEA, from the coding sequence TTGAAACCAAAGTACATATCAGAATTCGACACCCTTCGCGCTGCCGCGGCGTTCGCAGTCATGGCCGCGCACTTTGCGGGAGGCGCAAGCTTCCTGGTTTCAAGGCTTGGCCTTCCAGGTGTTCAACTCTTCTTTGCGCTAAGCGGATTCCTGATTACAGGAATTTTACTTGACTGCAAAAGACTCTCCAAATCGCAATCGAACCTGGCAACTCTTGGACGCTTTTACATAAGACGAGCACTGAGGATATTCCCGCTCTACTATTTGGGAATCATCGTTTTCGCTGGATTCCTGACACCGAACCTACGATCGAACCTTGTTTGGTTCCTTACCTACACCGTCAACATTGGTAAAGCATTTGGATCCGAGAACTGGGCTCCCCTGAACCATTTCTGGACACTTGCAGTTGAAGAGCAGTTCTACATCGCTTGGCCATGGATTGTCCTCCTTTGTTCGATCACGGTTATTAAGCGAGTTTCATATGTTTTGATTCTATTGGGCATCATCACCCGACTCGCCATTTACTTTGCAGGCGGTTCACTAACGGCAATTCAACAGCTGACACCATGCTGTTTCGAACCGCTAGCGTTGGGCGCATTGTTCGCCATTTGGAAGTCGGACACGCAGAACATCGACCGATTAAAACGCAACGCCAGAGGCTGCCTGTGGCTGGGCCTAGCCATGTCGGCAGCGCTTTTTGCTGGTGCTAGCTGGACCGTCCTGGGAGTGCTAGCACCAATCGCGTACGCGATGCTGTTTGCGCCAATGATATTCCTAGTTGCCATCAATTCAGGATCGCCGAGTCTAAAACTTTTGCGTCTACCAGCGGTTACTTACCTGGGCAGAATCAGCTACGGAATCTACGTATGGCACCTTCCAGTGCTTGGGGGCTTTTATTCCCTGAACATTGACCTGAACGCGTGGGTACCTTCACCGTGGCATGCGATCCTGCGAACCCTGCTGCTGACCCTCCTAACGATCCTCCTGTCCTCCCTGTCATGGATTCTGTTTGAGAAACCAATCAATTCGCTTAAAAGGCATTACCCTTACCGCGTCAGCGAGGCCTAA